In Halobacillus amylolyticus, the following proteins share a genomic window:
- a CDS encoding cupin domain-containing protein, producing the protein MEIKVLDPFKDSKPSWLGLEDPNKNMVRKVFQLITPDNVGSKHMMAGLTVFEPGEASSLHNHDNSEELNVVIKGSGEVVDDKGNKRSFKENDYMFIPEGEFHQHVNNGDEPLWLLWCYSLKASCLRTKPSFLKRVGKCMQPNLNKMLSTLGYDALNQIFDIQQENLSEFKKRKLVKLAIRQESEGQIKDRVLHILKTKEDEQEKVKLLLDLETDNNESS; encoded by the coding sequence ATGGAAATTAAAGTATTAGATCCATTCAAAGATTCCAAGCCTTCATGGCTAGGTCTAGAAGATCCTAATAAAAATATGGTTCGAAAAGTGTTTCAGCTAATTACTCCTGATAATGTAGGATCCAAGCATATGATGGCCGGGTTAACTGTTTTTGAACCAGGCGAAGCAAGTTCCCTTCATAATCATGACAATTCTGAAGAGCTGAATGTCGTCATTAAAGGTTCAGGTGAAGTCGTTGATGATAAAGGAAACAAGCGTTCATTTAAAGAAAATGATTATATGTTTATTCCTGAAGGAGAATTCCATCAGCATGTAAACAATGGGGATGAACCATTATGGTTATTATGGTGTTACTCCCTCAAGGCCAGTTGCCTAAGGACTAAACCTAGCTTTTTGAAGAGAGTAGGAAAGTGTATGCAACCCAATCTAAATAAGATGCTCAGTACATTAGGCTATGACGCACTTAACCAAATTTTTGATATTCAACAAGAGAACTTATCAGAGTTTAAAAAAAGGAAATTAGTTAAATTAGCAATAAGACAAGAATCAGAAGGACAGATAAAAGATCGAGTGCTTCATATCCTAAAAACAAAAGAAGATGAACAAGAGAAGGTAAAATTGCTTTTGGATTTGGAAACGGATAACAATGAAAGTAGTTAA
- a CDS encoding AAA family ATPase: protein MTQQTFLYQPKITEVLKNINKVMIGKEEAALLSVIALLAKGHVLLEDVPGVGKTMLVRTLAKSLDCDFKRIQFTPDLLPSDVTGVSIYNPKELEFEFRPGPILGNIVLADEINRTSPKTQSALLEGMEETSITVDGEAVPLKQPFFVMATQNPIEYEGTYPLPEAQLDRFLLKLKMGYPKAKQEMEMLERTSGSHPIHAIDSVISREELIDLQKQTEEVYVDQTVNRYIVELVTGTRTHEGVYLGVSPRGSIALMKAAKAYAFIQDRDYVIPDDVKFLAPYVLSHRMILTSESKFEGTAAEEIVAELLTMTSIPVQRNVNE from the coding sequence ATGACACAGCAAACTTTTTTATACCAGCCCAAGATTACGGAAGTTTTAAAGAACATTAATAAAGTAATGATTGGCAAGGAGGAAGCTGCATTATTGAGTGTGATTGCATTGCTTGCTAAAGGTCACGTTTTGCTTGAAGATGTACCAGGAGTTGGAAAGACGATGCTAGTGCGAACGTTAGCTAAGTCGCTCGATTGTGATTTTAAACGTATTCAATTTACACCTGACTTGTTGCCGTCTGACGTAACAGGAGTTTCCATATATAATCCGAAAGAACTTGAATTCGAATTTCGTCCAGGCCCGATTTTAGGCAATATTGTTTTAGCCGATGAAATTAATCGAACTTCACCTAAAACACAGTCTGCTTTACTAGAGGGAATGGAAGAAACAAGTATAACAGTCGATGGAGAAGCAGTACCTTTAAAACAGCCATTCTTTGTCATGGCCACACAAAACCCTATCGAATATGAGGGAACCTATCCATTGCCTGAAGCACAGCTGGACCGTTTTCTATTAAAGTTGAAAATGGGTTATCCGAAAGCTAAACAGGAAATGGAAATGCTCGAACGAACGTCAGGCAGCCATCCGATTCATGCGATAGATTCCGTAATTTCTCGTGAAGAGCTGATTGATCTGCAGAAGCAAACAGAAGAAGTGTATGTGGATCAAACGGTTAATCGTTATATTGTGGAGTTAGTAACTGGGACAAGAACTCACGAAGGGGTATATCTCGGTGTGAGCCCGCGAGGTTCAATCGCCCTCATGAAGGCAGCTAAAGCCTATGCGTTTATTCAAGATAGGGATTATGTTATTCCCGATGATGTTAAATTTTTGGCTCCTTATGTTTTATCCCATCGTATGATTCTAACCTCAGAATCCAAATTCGAAGGGACTGCCGCGGAAGAAATTGTGGCCGAACTGCTAACAATGACTTCAATTCCAGTGCAGAGGAACGTAAATGAATGA
- the aroD gene encoding type I 3-dehydroquinate dehydratase produces the protein MERSKKTFKVKGKLIGGQRPMICIPLIGKNTQELIEELDVIKGKQPDIIEWRADYFENLDDESKVIDALNKISDIAGGVPLLFTIRSAAEGGQKIALNEKDKLNLLKLLVGTGSIDFVDYELDNNEDDIKYLRKITNNHDIKLIFSYHNFEQTPSVETIFEIGRQAENYQADMVKISVMPKNMDDVLVLLEATQAINKHIKIPVVSISMGEYGSISRMFGWKFGSAITFGIGEQSSAPGQIPVEDLRSVINIIEKST, from the coding sequence ATGGAGCGGAGTAAAAAAACATTCAAAGTAAAAGGTAAATTAATTGGCGGTCAGCGTCCAATGATATGTATTCCACTTATCGGTAAGAATACTCAAGAGTTGATAGAAGAATTAGACGTTATTAAAGGTAAGCAACCTGATATCATTGAATGGCGTGCGGATTATTTCGAAAATCTAGATGATGAATCAAAGGTGATTGACGCTCTTAATAAGATCAGTGACATAGCCGGGGGAGTCCCTCTCTTGTTTACGATTCGGTCAGCAGCGGAGGGTGGACAGAAGATTGCTTTAAACGAAAAGGATAAATTAAACTTGTTGAAGCTGCTGGTTGGTACAGGAAGTATCGACTTCGTTGATTATGAATTAGATAATAATGAAGATGATATTAAGTATCTGCGTAAAATAACGAACAATCATGATATAAAGCTGATTTTTTCTTACCATAACTTTGAACAAACACCATCTGTAGAGACCATTTTTGAAATAGGGAGACAAGCGGAAAATTATCAAGCCGATATGGTTAAGATTTCAGTTATGCCAAAAAACATGGATGATGTATTGGTATTACTTGAGGCTACTCAAGCTATTAATAAACATATCAAAATTCCGGTTGTTTCTATATCCATGGGAGAGTATGGCTCGATCAGCAGAATGTTTGGATGGAAATTTGGATCTGCCATTACATTCGGCATAGGGGAACAAAGCTCTGCGCCAGGTCAGATTCCAGTGGAAGACTTAAGGTCTGTCATTAATATTATTGAAAAATCGACTTAA
- a CDS encoding YjcZ family sporulation protein, translating into MGYGYGNNVGGFGGYGNNVGGLGGYGGYGGYGCGHKGGNNFALIVVLFILLIIVGASFYK; encoded by the coding sequence ATGGGCTACGGATACGGAAATAACGTTGGCGGCTTTGGTGGCTATGGTAATAATGTTGGCGGTCTTGGCGGCTACGGCGGCTATGGCGGCTATGGCTGTGGTCATAAAGGCGGAAATAATTTCGCCCTAATTGTTGTTTTGTTTATTCTTCTCATTATTGTAGGAGCTTCTTTTTACAAGTAA
- a CDS encoding DUF58 domain-containing protein: MKQSVRFTARLAVVLLIFAVLFSYAMFQGGFVSWFLFYSFLPLLLYMVGLTFYRMDNWEIERRLSKRVTTAGETIYVDVHITRSFPYPLYYCVIEEYFPESLMKRDTHFDKYQNMGKPDDLNKPRRMRKAAFPWFKRTIRYQYEIEEIPRGEHHLEALRVKTGDFFGFITKEVVHQLDNKIIAFPYKRPVKLKERAYSFEQGVSPSFKLNEKNTNVVSGVREYVPGDRFAWIDWKTTAKSNQMMTKEFEQEKSVDMLIILNAVYEENMHPLSFEGSVEFSASLLEEIYNRSSQLAFMTLGEGKRYFPFQQDHAYKDMIQQHLAQVRPVGQTPFAKQLGRELSQNLTGMLLLIVSHHLDTQMFTSLTRLAQKSKRVVFFYVKPRSQMEFQDHKLVKQLVNNGIVVNVISEEELIQQEFEVNT; the protein is encoded by the coding sequence ATGAAGCAATCGGTTCGATTCACAGCTAGATTAGCAGTTGTTCTTCTTATATTTGCTGTGCTTTTCTCCTATGCTATGTTTCAAGGCGGCTTCGTGAGCTGGTTTTTATTTTACAGCTTTTTGCCCCTTCTCCTTTACATGGTGGGGCTTACTTTTTACCGAATGGATAACTGGGAGATTGAGCGCCGCTTGTCTAAAAGGGTAACAACAGCAGGGGAGACTATTTATGTGGACGTTCACATCACTAGGTCGTTTCCCTATCCTTTATATTATTGTGTAATTGAAGAATATTTCCCCGAGTCTTTAATGAAGCGAGATACGCATTTTGACAAGTATCAGAACATGGGCAAACCAGATGATTTGAATAAGCCAAGACGGATGAGGAAAGCAGCTTTTCCTTGGTTTAAACGTACCATTCGCTATCAGTATGAAATAGAAGAGATTCCAAGAGGTGAGCATCATCTAGAGGCTCTCCGTGTGAAAACAGGGGATTTCTTCGGGTTTATTACGAAAGAAGTGGTCCATCAACTTGATAATAAAATTATTGCCTTTCCTTATAAACGCCCAGTTAAATTGAAAGAAAGGGCTTACAGTTTTGAACAGGGAGTCAGTCCATCCTTCAAGCTGAATGAAAAAAACACGAATGTCGTTTCCGGTGTGAGAGAGTATGTTCCGGGAGACCGCTTTGCGTGGATTGACTGGAAGACGACGGCTAAAAGCAACCAGATGATGACAAAGGAATTTGAGCAGGAGAAAAGCGTAGATATGTTGATCATCTTAAATGCCGTCTATGAAGAAAATATGCATCCTTTGAGTTTTGAGGGATCAGTAGAATTTAGTGCGTCTTTGCTAGAAGAGATTTATAATAGATCCTCACAGCTTGCCTTCATGACACTTGGTGAAGGGAAAAGGTATTTTCCTTTTCAACAAGACCATGCCTATAAGGACATGATTCAACAGCATTTAGCCCAAGTCCGCCCGGTGGGACAAACGCCATTTGCTAAACAACTGGGGCGTGAACTTTCACAGAATCTAACGGGAATGTTGTTGCTTATCGTGAGTCACCACCTGGATACACAAATGTTTACAAGCCTCACTCGTCTAGCACAAAAAAGTAAACGTGTCGTCTTCTTTTATGTCAAACCTCGCAGTCAAATGGAGTTTCAAGATCACAAATTGGTTAAGCAGTTAGTAAACAATGGAATTGTCGTAAATGTAATCTCAGAGGAAGAATTAATTCAACAAGAATTTGAGGTGAACACATAA
- a CDS encoding DUF4129 domain-containing transglutaminase family protein, with protein sequence MDISQGKQGLVYQIVIYVCGFLLFCEWLRPLEMISNTQNVKVFLIYAGFCFFISFLQITWMISVPLKLLGLLFIIDGLYVAERIFSGQWFSVVYDQVIYNIQVIQAQQWWEMTPLFRSLLFLVLLWLMSYLLYYWFIIAKRMLAFVILTFVYVTVVDTFTMYDGQWAIIRTFILAMVSLGLAHLFKEMDKEEILLKGVKKTYLWALPLIGVIMFSTLVGYAAPKLGPQWPDPVPYLTSSNSDAGAGPGGRVQKVGYGENDSRLGGSFIQDDTTVFQAVADNEQYWRIESKDTYTGKGWEDTLEDPVTKVSPDNIEFQTFTDNVEVEEQTALLNFTDEADFRKLVYPYGVQELERFPERVDITLHENTGEMDTLIEGDPNQVQQYITHYNAPSFEYNQLRETNGEDPEEITENYLQLPDSLPDRVRDLASEIVSGEDNRYDRAKAVESYFSQNGFEYSTTDVPVPSENQDYVDQFLFESQVGYCDNYSTSMVVLLRAEGIPSRWVKGFTGGERQNETATVNNETLNVYEVTSGNAHSWVEVYFPEAGWVPFEPTQGFTNNTDFHLEIDETEDEAESAAANANEPEEDLTGRPEQMQEQQASASTSASQTGTDARQNTLSLWISLLAALIIAAALYFTRFRWMTAILIRRFRKRDSEDTYERAYQYLLKVLEHRGLKRYPDQTLRDYARKVDTHFQSNDMRKLTNNYERVLYRNEGRKEQWHKVTELWENLIKKALS encoded by the coding sequence ATGGACATCTCACAGGGGAAGCAAGGGCTAGTCTATCAGATCGTCATCTACGTTTGTGGATTTTTACTGTTTTGTGAATGGTTGAGGCCGCTAGAAATGATCTCAAATACGCAAAATGTTAAAGTCTTCCTTATCTATGCCGGTTTTTGCTTTTTTATTTCATTTCTGCAAATCACTTGGATGATCTCGGTTCCATTAAAGCTGCTTGGTCTATTATTTATTATTGACGGGTTATATGTAGCTGAACGGATTTTCAGTGGACAATGGTTTTCTGTTGTTTATGATCAAGTCATTTACAATATTCAAGTCATTCAAGCGCAACAATGGTGGGAAATGACGCCGTTATTTAGAAGTCTATTATTCTTGGTTTTGTTATGGCTCATGAGCTATCTGCTGTATTACTGGTTTATCATTGCCAAACGGATGCTCGCTTTTGTTATTCTTACCTTTGTTTATGTCACTGTTGTCGATACATTTACGATGTATGATGGGCAATGGGCTATCATCCGCACGTTTATACTGGCAATGGTCTCACTCGGCTTAGCTCATTTATTCAAAGAAATGGACAAAGAAGAGATTTTATTAAAAGGTGTGAAAAAGACTTACTTGTGGGCACTGCCCTTAATTGGAGTGATTATGTTCTCTACCTTGGTGGGATATGCTGCACCTAAGTTGGGTCCGCAATGGCCGGACCCTGTTCCCTACTTGACAAGCTCAAATAGTGACGCAGGTGCGGGACCGGGTGGGCGTGTTCAAAAAGTAGGGTATGGAGAGAACGATTCAAGACTTGGCGGTTCGTTTATTCAGGACGATACGACAGTCTTTCAAGCAGTTGCTGACAATGAGCAATACTGGAGAATTGAATCTAAGGATACGTACACAGGGAAAGGATGGGAAGACACATTAGAAGACCCTGTTACCAAAGTCTCACCTGATAATATTGAATTTCAAACATTTACAGATAATGTAGAGGTAGAAGAACAGACAGCATTGCTGAATTTTACTGATGAGGCTGATTTCAGGAAGCTTGTTTACCCTTATGGAGTCCAAGAACTGGAACGTTTTCCTGAAAGAGTGGACATCACATTGCACGAGAACACTGGGGAGATGGATACATTAATAGAAGGGGATCCGAACCAAGTTCAGCAATACATCACCCATTACAATGCACCTTCTTTTGAATACAATCAATTAAGAGAAACCAATGGCGAGGATCCAGAAGAAATCACCGAAAACTATCTACAATTACCTGATAGTTTACCGGATCGTGTTCGTGACCTGGCTAGTGAAATCGTAAGTGGTGAAGATAACCGCTACGATCGAGCGAAAGCTGTCGAGTCTTATTTCTCTCAAAACGGATTTGAGTATTCCACAACCGACGTCCCTGTCCCCAGTGAAAATCAGGACTATGTTGATCAATTTCTATTCGAATCCCAAGTCGGATATTGTGATAACTACTCAACATCCATGGTCGTGCTACTTCGTGCTGAAGGCATACCCTCCCGCTGGGTCAAAGGCTTTACCGGTGGTGAACGCCAAAACGAAACTGCCACAGTAAACAACGAAACCTTGAACGTTTATGAGGTAACCAGCGGCAACGCGCACTCCTGGGTAGAGGTGTACTTCCCGGAGGCAGGCTGGGTTCCTTTTGAACCAACACAGGGCTTTACGAACAACACAGACTTTCACCTTGAAATCGACGAAACAGAGGATGAAGCCGAATCCGCAGCAGCCAATGCAAACGAACCGGAAGAGGACCTAACTGGAAGGCCGGAACAAATGCAAGAACAACAAGCGAGCGCAAGCACAAGCGCAAGCCAAACGGGTACAGACGCAAGGCAGAACACCCTGTCACTATGGATCAGCCTGCTCGCAGCGTTGATCATCGCCGCCGCCTTATATTTCACAAGGTTCCGCTGGATGACCGCCATTTTAATCAGACGATTTAGAAAAAGGGACAGTGAAGATACGTACGAACGCGCCTATCAGTATCTATTGAAGGTCCTCGAACATAGAGGCTTGAAACGTTATCCTGATCAGACGCTTAGGGACTACGCAAGGAAGGTCGACACACATTTCCAATCCAATGACATGCGCAAGTTGACGAATAACTATGAACGTGTCTTGTACAGAAATGAAGGCCGTAAAGAACAATGGCATAAGGTCACAGAATTATGGGAAAATTTAATTAAAAAAGCATTGTCTTGA
- a CDS encoding hydroxymethylglutaryl-CoA lyase, whose product MRSRNLELPSKAIICEVAPRDGFQAEAKWIPTENKVKIIRELAKTGLQSMEVTSFVHPEAIPQLKDAEEVVRQVQDLEDLHFRALVPNVKGAQRAIDSGIKKLKLMLSATDSHSLSNANAIVEDAQNRLEPIIDLAHKQNIVVGGSISVAFGCPYEGKVQVNQLTPIIKRYQRMGISEISLADTTGMANPKQVYDTLGELKEVFPSITFSMHFHNTRGMAVANTVSALQQGVIHFDSSIAGLGGCPYAPGASGNVATEDLVHFLHESGVATGVDLESLVQTAESVKNIIGHDGGSYLLQAGPCSTLHKRPTAQQKISNE is encoded by the coding sequence ATGCGCTCACGAAATCTAGAATTGCCTTCTAAAGCTATTATTTGTGAAGTGGCCCCTCGTGATGGTTTTCAGGCAGAAGCAAAATGGATACCTACAGAGAACAAAGTGAAAATCATTAGAGAACTGGCGAAGACTGGTTTACAATCAATGGAGGTAACTTCGTTTGTTCATCCAGAAGCCATTCCGCAATTAAAGGATGCTGAGGAAGTCGTACGTCAAGTGCAAGACTTGGAGGATCTTCACTTTCGAGCCTTAGTCCCTAATGTAAAAGGGGCTCAAAGGGCGATTGATTCAGGTATTAAGAAATTAAAACTAATGCTCTCAGCGACAGATTCTCATAGTCTGTCAAATGCAAACGCAATAGTAGAAGACGCCCAAAATAGACTGGAACCTATTATTGACTTAGCGCACAAGCAAAACATCGTTGTGGGAGGGTCCATATCTGTGGCCTTCGGGTGCCCTTATGAGGGGAAGGTACAAGTCAATCAGTTGACCCCGATCATAAAACGGTATCAAAGGATGGGGATAAGTGAAATATCACTGGCGGATACTACCGGGATGGCCAATCCAAAGCAAGTATACGATACATTAGGAGAATTAAAAGAGGTGTTTCCATCCATCACTTTCTCGATGCATTTTCATAACACAAGGGGGATGGCTGTAGCGAACACTGTTAGTGCATTGCAACAAGGTGTAATTCATTTTGACAGTTCAATTGCTGGACTGGGAGGTTGTCCATACGCTCCGGGAGCATCAGGGAATGTAGCAACAGAAGATCTTGTGCATTTTCTCCATGAGTCAGGGGTGGCGACAGGTGTTGATCTGGAATCACTTGTTCAGACGGCTGAAAGTGTGAAAAACATTATAGGACATGACGGGGGCAGCTACTTGTTGCAAGCAGGGCCTTGTTCTACTCTTCATAAGAGACCAACAGCACAGCAAAAAATTTCTAATGAGTAA
- a CDS encoding FadR/GntR family transcriptional regulator codes for MSEQTHEDVKSERKYEKIVQQILQLIDDGKLEPGDRLPAERSLSEKLGCSRTSLREAFRVLESEGLIVSRVGGGRFVRGVDQRVKYNFNPIDTLEKSAILHFIEARETLEPKIAELASSRATEENIEKMAGLLTKMEEELKNPDEQIGIDSSFHIALAESTQNFVFVSMMESNLQMIQKVRKQTLGAKGRSKQALFEHRAILEAVKAKESAKAVEAITLHLKHLKERVLSSS; via the coding sequence TTGAGTGAACAAACCCATGAAGATGTAAAGAGTGAGCGGAAGTACGAGAAAATTGTGCAGCAAATTTTACAGCTCATCGATGATGGAAAGTTGGAACCTGGGGATCGACTCCCGGCTGAAAGGAGTTTATCCGAAAAGTTAGGTTGCAGTAGAACATCCTTAAGAGAAGCGTTCCGTGTGTTAGAATCGGAAGGGTTGATTGTATCTAGAGTAGGCGGCGGCAGGTTTGTGCGAGGAGTCGACCAGCGGGTGAAATACAATTTTAATCCAATTGATACTTTGGAGAAATCAGCCATTCTTCATTTCATTGAAGCTAGAGAAACACTTGAGCCTAAGATAGCTGAATTAGCCAGTTCTAGAGCAACTGAAGAGAATATCGAAAAGATGGCAGGGCTATTAACCAAAATGGAAGAAGAGTTAAAAAATCCTGACGAACAAATAGGAATAGATAGCAGTTTTCACATTGCATTAGCAGAATCCACCCAAAATTTCGTGTTTGTTTCAATGATGGAATCCAATTTGCAAATGATACAAAAGGTAAGGAAGCAGACTTTAGGTGCAAAAGGCCGATCAAAACAAGCATTGTTTGAACACCGTGCTATTTTGGAAGCGGTTAAAGCAAAGGAATCAGCAAAGGCTGTAGAAGCGATCACCCTGCATTTAAAGCATTTGAAAGAAAGAGTATTAAGCAGCAGCTAA
- a CDS encoding CaiB/BaiF CoA transferase family protein: MSKVNFGPLTGVKILDISTMIAAPFGATLLADFGADVTKIELPGKGDTLRTVGPWKGEEGLRWPGLARNKKSITLDIRTEDGKKLFKKLIAQSDVLVENFRPGTMEKWGLGYEELKEVNPELIMSRVSGYGQTGPYSEKAGFGTPGTAFSGHTAIQGYPDRPPVSPSYSLLDYITGVYMALATVSALYNRDVNEDGEGQIVEMGLYESIFRMLEFLVAEYDQNGKVRERSPGLSGHSSPAGTYATSDGKFVVLVTSTDSTFNRLAEAMERTDMLEDDRYYTNSERLKNDEQVQEIVSNWIRKYTQKELTEKLDSFGVPISPIYTIEDIFQDPHFKARENIVEVEHPRLGKVKVPGVVPKFSKTPGAIRHRAPDLGEHNDEIYSGSLGLSTEEVKQLKEKGII; encoded by the coding sequence ATGAGTAAAGTAAATTTCGGACCTTTAACCGGGGTGAAAATCTTGGATATTTCAACCATGATCGCCGCCCCTTTTGGAGCTACCTTACTAGCAGATTTTGGAGCAGATGTAACTAAAATCGAGCTGCCTGGTAAAGGGGACACCTTAAGGACAGTGGGACCTTGGAAAGGAGAAGAAGGACTAAGATGGCCGGGGCTGGCGCGGAACAAAAAATCGATCACGTTAGATATACGGACCGAGGATGGAAAAAAGTTATTCAAGAAGTTAATTGCCCAATCAGATGTGTTAGTAGAAAACTTTCGTCCCGGTACAATGGAAAAATGGGGATTAGGCTATGAAGAATTAAAAGAGGTGAATCCTGAATTAATTATGTCTCGGGTATCTGGATATGGCCAAACAGGCCCTTACAGTGAAAAGGCGGGGTTTGGCACGCCAGGTACAGCATTCAGCGGGCACACAGCCATTCAAGGTTACCCTGACCGTCCGCCAGTTAGTCCGTCTTATTCTTTACTAGATTATATTACTGGAGTGTACATGGCTCTTGCGACAGTGAGCGCATTATACAATCGTGATGTGAATGAGGATGGTGAAGGGCAAATTGTAGAGATGGGTCTTTATGAATCGATCTTCCGAATGCTCGAATTCTTAGTTGCTGAATACGATCAAAATGGGAAGGTACGTGAAAGGAGTCCAGGGCTTTCTGGACACTCAAGCCCTGCAGGCACTTATGCGACAAGCGATGGGAAATTTGTTGTACTCGTCACAAGTACGGACTCTACATTTAATCGTCTGGCCGAAGCAATGGAACGTACAGATATGTTAGAAGATGATCGATATTATACAAACTCAGAGCGATTGAAAAATGATGAACAAGTGCAGGAAATTGTCTCAAACTGGATCAGAAAGTATACACAGAAAGAATTAACGGAGAAATTGGATTCCTTTGGGGTTCCGATAAGTCCTATCTATACCATCGAAGATATCTTTCAAGATCCACACTTTAAAGCACGGGAAAACATTGTAGAGGTCGAGCATCCTCGTCTAGGGAAAGTTAAGGTGCCTGGTGTTGTGCCTAAGTTTTCTAAAACGCCTGGCGCTATACGTCATCGTGCGCCCGATCTTGGAGAACATAATGATGAAATTTACAGTGGAAGTTTAGGCCTTTCAACAGAAGAGGTCAAGCAACTAAAAGAAAAGGGGATTATTTAA